Proteins encoded by one window of Venturia canescens isolate UGA chromosome 2, ASM1945775v1, whole genome shotgun sequence:
- the LOC122405861 gene encoding uncharacterized protein isoform X6 — MSNEFIEIDQVEWEKVARRVFYDCLASSSSSSFSSLSPLSSRTSNVTVKTLVDYIERIATGKYRSDDEKQHSADSSDNERDFEILFGERRRKNKASRKSVTVDFVDLLNVSSYSPSSDTTHGCAMSDTAPESPDEADSGCGVAVGIGDVPALDLRMRIRRFDEENSMLREDLVRAEELSAGLQRQLENLRKKFDQTKEKCRQLERENDEQQELLHEAEEKERDCRWALQKMEKEKNSLARKLDDAEAEKQQIALLDSHLERLKKEKYDCIRELTLCRQELEDKQRECELLRDQLAQISEVNKSLQESYEKSIQCLRDKVQELKNEKFVFCTPDTVGSPSDGNGPATPIGFLYSRTPSLSCNDDALHDSLFEELKASGFSASNESRVRELEDELSWYEANIGQALTEINKVMQKFSHDIPKSQDPDARVNDTDEEQGPEVSSLLRKISELSNAVNEIVRKPEVKDASSQASTDSSYTNQRLSSQLGIRCFQDEFNSIREKRERQSEKQENWSFQRVKDTFAGAFSMNTHSLGDCGDVEEAEIACEAVKSDNDRFSTSCSMSTGLGIQEHTIIEPIVQELERIIQCTNEREEKNTAHTSPSKNPRSRCIYTTVDNSAADLNLNPPKNLQPDFASTYVISSGGGDGLLRGMINNTTLNDDFTVEPIAQLVKTLSLSEDSSKLGASSLTESMIKSNTLESEKISKTEAIPEERNDSDFIGTESGGAAVEKPLEKKVDKPNGNIVDYCETPININLRNRPKRKISVFDRSFDIDTLNDETEPGVCSNTYRLTERLMSAPSEQEKSLDEESFDSESMKNSQSSKNFLFSYREKNDESDSSDNVSPSKGHDCFDSLTEIETPNRSSQRPVIAPTKLKLPSVMEIPPYAPVATSTKFNDEAKNSNNYEKRQIYEKNHFPSDVSSISKDMNSFANDFTRPSNRDIGKGVTYRKSPSSRQLNFSNFPVLSRNDDTDSTNQMAQEESVDLSKSVSLPDVESTCNDFTSKIPAAQPNAKPPLSLTYNKPQTDVQTTHARDPSKPGGLWYGHVEEAVCGYETRDDNERNAASYGGGVTGSACIRREGKDEKANVSPAAVALAMSSGEDSSDSECGPMAIRENDNAHCNVGNETRSISPTVLNFVGGALLGTSTPASINNNNENCNNNNVKKLDDIPDHQTKKSIVPKREKREKPHTIRRSLSDSGCGRSECRCRLTNVVSSQEEFNKEENRPAVFPSLTDARLQESGIAKLPNNDELRENLPEAELERKFIALSVGLVTDRVTLHRRVALSIRQRDQSERNLSCEIQKMHQDIQDLAPLCIDRESVERVERVRHQLEMINQCAHRVSCTAETLGAVHQENRISRAVLLADRYLLVLRSRCEKLAHDLSETKRILTENNIVVEDHSGELGDDMPRTRYRGVPITNRTMMARRRASIATIFRPLGNFQDGTKDGLRQRNSVSGRVTLRRPSLSAEVQKWEVEKLDRTDSSSSSIGELREIFEQAESRRNSREENNNVLRLHSSNLNIRADCEQNSEIEVWTNAREESVPELPVTPNGFHESRHGRSTTAFVPCWKTMMWCIVISFFFGFYVKHAVSSSSECSSSNLKWWSIEELVERYFSAQSNSPRPI; from the exons ATGAGCAACGAGTTCATCGAGATCGACCAGGTCGAATGGGAAAAGG TTGCTCGGAGAGTATTTTACGACTGTCTCGcatcgtcgtcctcgtcgtcgttttCATCGCTTTCGCCATTGTCGTCGAGGACCAGCAATGTTACGGTCAAAACCCTCGTTGATTATATTGAAAGAATCGCTACCGGCAAATATAG GTCCGACGACGAGAAACAACACTCTGCCGACTCGAGCGACAACGAACGAGATTTCGAGATTTTGTTTGGGGAACGCCGCAGGAAGAACAAAGCCTCACGGAAGTCAGTCACAGTCG ATTTCGTCGATCTTCTAAATGTGTCGAGTTACAGTCCGAGCAGCGACACGACACACGG GTGCGCGATGTCCGACACAGCCCCCGAGTCTCCCGACGAGGCCGACAGCGGCTGTGGCGTCGCCGTTGGCATCGGCGATGTACCGGCGCTTGATTTACGAATGCGAATCCGGAGATTCGACGAAGAGAATTCCATGCTCAGGGAAGATCTCGTCAGAGCTGAAGAACTCTCGGCTGGGCTACAGCGACAGCTCGAAAACCTACGAAAAAAGTT CGATcagacgaaagaaaaatgtcgCCAGTTAGAACGCGAGAACGACGAGCAGCAAGAGTTACTGCACGAGGCGGAGGAAAAGGAGCGGGACTGTCGATGGGCCTTgcagaaaatggaaaaagagaaaaattcacTCGCGAGAAAACTCGACGATGCGGAGGCAGAA AAACAACAAATAGCTTTGTTGGACTCACACTTGGAGAgactaaaaaaagaaaaatatgactGCATTAGAGAACTGACCTTGTGCAGACAAGAACTTGAGGATAAACAGAGAGAGTGCGAACTGTTGAGAGACCAGCTTGCCCAGATAAGCGAAGTGAACAAAAGTTTACAAGAATCTTACGAGAAAAGTATTCAG TGCTTACGGGATAAGGTTCaagaattaaaaaacgaaaaattcgttttttgcaCACCAGACACTGTCGGAAGTCCTTCCGATGGA AATGGTCCGGCTACACCAATTGGATTTCTGTACTCTCGCACGCCGAGTCTTTCCTGCAACGATGACGCGCTGCACGATTCCTTGTTCGAGGAATTAAAAGCTTCT GGATTTTCGGCGTCTAATGAGTCCAGAGTTCGCGAGCTTGAGGACGAGTTATCTTGGTACGAGGCGAACATCGGTCAAGCCCTGACTGAAATAAACAA gGTGATGCAGAAATTTTCTCATGATATACCAAAATCCCAAGATCCCGACGCCAGAGTTAACGATACGGATGAAGAACAAGGTCCCGAAGTGTCATCGCTCTTGAGGAAAATTTCGGAGTTATCGAATGCG GTGAACGAGATCGTACGGAAGCCCGAGGTGAAGGACGCGAGTTCACAGGCGTCTACCGATTCGAGCTACACGAATCAACGACTATCCAGTCAATTGGGAATTCGTTGCTTTCAGGACGAGTTCAATTCTAT aCGTGAAAAAAGGGAGCGTCAATCAGAGAAACAAGAGAATTGGAGTTTTCAACGCGTCAAGGACACTTTTGCGGGAGCTTTCTCGATGAATACGCACTCCCTCGGCGACTGCGGGGACGTCGAAGAAGCCGAAATTGCATGTGAAGCCGTCAAATCTGATAACGATCGCTTCTCAACTTCCTGCTCCATGTCGACTGGCCTCGGGATTCAAGAGCACACCATTATCGAACCCATCGTTCAAGAACTCGAGAGAATAATTCAGTGCACGAACGaacgcgaggaaaaaaacacgGCTCATACCTCGCCTTCTAAAAACCCCAG GTCCAGATGCATCTATACGACGGTCGACAATTCTGCAGCAGACTTGAATTTAAACCCTCCGAAGAATCTGCAGCCCGATTTTGCATCGACTTACGTTATTTCGTCGGGAGGTGGAGACGGATTGTTACGAGGAATGATAAATAATACAACGTTGAACGACGATTTTACGGTAGAGCCGATCGCTCAACTGGTCAAGACATTATCACTGTCGGAGGATTCAAGTAAATTAGGTGCTAGTTCGTTAACGGAATCAATGATAAAATCGAACACTttggagagtgaaaaaatcagCAAGACTGAAGCGATACCCGAGGAGAGGAACGATTCAGATTTCATCGGTACGGAATCTGGCGGAGCAGCGGTCGAAAAgccattggaaaaaaaagtagacAAACCGAATGGTAACATCGTAGATTATTGTGAGACGCCAATTAATATAAATTTGCGGAATAGaccgaaacgaaaaatttccgtGTTTGATCGTTCTTTCGACATAGATACGCTGAACGACGAGACCGAACCAGGAGTTTGTTCCAACACTTACAGACTGACCGAGCGTTTGATGAGTGCACCGTCCGAGCAAGAAAAGAGCTTGGACGAAGAATCGTTTGATTCAGAAAGTATGAAAAACTCTCAGAGTagtaaaaactttttattcagttatcgtgaaaaaaacgatgagaGCGATTCCTCGGATAACGTTTCACCGAGCAAGGGCCACGATTGTTTTGATTCCCTGACAGAAATCGAAACTCCGAATCGATCGAGTCAGCGGCCTGTTATCGCTCCAACTAAATTGAAGCTTCCCTCCGTCATGGAAATACCACCATACGCTCCAGTCGCAACATCAACGAAATTCAACGACGAGGCTAAGAACtcgaataattatgaaaagagacaaatttacgagaaaaatcattttccctCGGACGTGAGCTCCATCTCGAAGGACATGAACAGCTTTGCCAACGATTTCACACGACCGTCTAACCGAGATATTGGGAAAGGAGTGACTTATCGCAAATCACCTTCTTCCCGACAACTTAATTTTTCTAACTTTCCAGTTCTATCACGAAACGACGATACTGACTCGACCAATCAAATGGCTCAAGAAGAATCGGTCGATCTTTCGAAAAGCGTTTCTCTCCCCGATGTCGAATCAACTTGCAACGATTTCACGTCAAAAATTCCTGCTGCTCAACCCAATGCGAAACCTCCCCTCTCGTTGACATACAACAAGCCACAGACTGACGTCCAAACTACTCATGCAC GCGATCCTTCAAAGCCCGGAGGTTTGTGGTACGGTCACGTCGAGGAAGCCGTTTGCGGATACGAAACGAGGGACGACAACGAGAGGAACGCTGCGAGTTACGGAGGCGGCGTTACTGGGTCGGCGTGTATCCGTCGCGAGGGTAAAGACGAAAAAGCAAATGTCTCACCGGCGGCAGTAGCGCTCGCGATGTCAAGCGGCGAGGATAGCTCGGACAGTGAGTGCGGTCCAATGGCGATACGAGAAAACGATAACGCACATTGTAACGTTGGGAACGAGACTCGCTCGATATCACCGACCGTTTTGAATTTTGTTGGCGGCGCGTTACTCGGTACCTCAACACCGGCTTCGATAAATAACaacaatgaaaattgcaaCAATAACAATGTGAAGAAACTCGATGACATTCCGGATCATCAGACGAAAAAGTCAATCGTCCCTAAACGAGAAAAGCGTGAG AAACCGCACACCATTCGCAGATCTTTATCGGACAGCGGATGTGGGCGTTCCGAATGTCGCTGCCGCTTGACCAACGTTGTTTCATCtcaagaagaatttaataaagaagaaaatcgTCCCGCTGTTTTCCCGAGTCTCACTGATGCAAGACTTCAAGAGTCTGGCATTGCCAAGCTCCCGAACAACGATGAACTTCG AGAAAATCTTCCCGAGGCTGAACTCGAG CGAAAATTCATCGCTCTTTCGGTGGGTCTGGTCACTGATCGGGTAACGTTACATCGACGAGTAGCACTCTCTATTCGCCAGAGGGATCAATCGGAGAGGAATCTTAGCTGTGAGATTCAGAAAATGCATCAGGATATACAG GATCTAGCGCCACTGTGCATCGATCGAGAATCTGTCGAGAGAGTCGAACGTGTCAGACATCAGCTCGAGATGATAAACCAGTGCGCTCACAGAGTTTCCTGCACAGCCGAGACTCTCGGCGCGGTACATCAGGAAAACAGAATCTCCAGGGCGGTTCTACTCGCCGATCGTTATCTCCTCGTTCTGAGATCCAGATGTGAGAAATTGGCTCATGACCTCTCTGAGACCAA GCGTATCCTGACGGAAAATAACATCGTTGTTGAGGATCATAGCGGGGAGCTCGGTGATGATATGCCACGAACCCGGTATCGGGGAGTCCCCATCACTAATCGTACGATG atgGCTAGGAGAAGAGCTAGCATAGCAACGATATTTCGACCGTTGGGCAACTTTCAGGATGGCACAAAG GACGGCTTGAGGCAACGAAATTCCGTATCAGGAAGAGTTACCCTCAGAAGACCCTCGCTGAGTGCCGAAGTTCAAAAATGGGAGGTGGAAAAACTCGATCGCACGGA CAGCAGTTCCAGCAGTATAGGGGAATTACGTGAAATATTCGAGCAGGCTGAATCTCGTAGGAATTCACGTGAGGAAAATAACAACGTGTTGCGTTTGCATTCGAGTAATTTGAATATTCGAGCGGACTGCGAGCAAAACAGCGAGATTGAAGTTTGGACGAATGCACGAGAAGAGTCCGTGCCAGAATTACCAGTCACTCCAAACGGATTTCATGAATCGAGACACGG ACGAAGCACCACCGCTTTTGTTCCCTGCTGGAAAACGATGATGTGGTGCATTGTAATCTCATTCTTCTTTGGCTTCTACGTCAAGCACGCTGTTTCATCGTCCAGCGAATGTTCGAGCTCGAATCTCAAATGGTGGTCCATTGAGGAACTCGTCGAACgttatttttcagcgcaaagtAATTCACCGAGGCCAATATGA
- the LOC122405861 gene encoding uncharacterized protein isoform X7, with protein sequence MGKGSDDEKQHSADSSDNERDFEILFGERRRKNKASRKSVTVDFVDLLNVSSYSPSSDTTHGCAMSDTAPESPDEADSGCGVAVGIGDVPALDLRMRIRRFDEENSMLREDLVRAEELSAGLQRQLENLRKKFDQTKEKCRQLERENDEQQELLHEAEEKERDCRWALQKMEKEKNSLARKLDDAEAEKQQIALLDSHLERLKKEKYDCIRELTLCRQELEDKQRECELLRDQLAQISEVNKSLQESYEKSIQCLRDKVQELKNEKFVFCTPDTVGSPSDGNGPATPIGFLYSRTPSLSCNDDALHDSLFEELKASGFSASNESRVRELEDELSWYEANIGQALTEINKVMQKFSHDIPKSQDPDARVNDTDEEQGPEVSSLLRKISELSNAVNEIVRKPEVKDASSQASTDSSYTNQRLSSQLGIRCFQDEFNSIREKRERQSEKQENWSFQRVKDTFAGAFSMNTHSLGDCGDVEEAEIACEAVKSDNDRFSTSCSMSTGLGIQEHTIIEPIVQELERIIQCTNEREEKNTAHTSPSKNPRSRCIYTTVDNSAADLNLNPPKNLQPDFASTYVISSGGGDGLLRGMINNTTLNDDFTVEPIAQLVKTLSLSEDSSKLGASSLTESMIKSNTLESEKISKTEAIPEERNDSDFIGTESGGAAVEKPLEKKVDKPNGNIVDYCETPININLRNRPKRKISVFDRSFDIDTLNDETEPGVCSNTYRLTERLMSAPSEQEKSLDEESFDSESMKNSQSSKNFLFSYREKNDESDSSDNVSPSKGHDCFDSLTEIETPNRSSQRPVIAPTKLKLPSVMEIPPYAPVATSTKFNDEAKNSNNYEKRQIYEKNHFPSDVSSISKDMNSFANDFTRPSNRDIGKGVTYRKSPSSRQLNFSNFPVLSRNDDTDSTNQMAQEESVDLSKSVSLPDVESTCNDFTSKIPAAQPNAKPPLSLTYNKPQTDVQTTHARDPSKPGGLWYGHVEEAVCGYETRDDNERNAASYGGGVTGSACIRREGKDEKANVSPAAVALAMSSGEDSSDSECGPMAIRENDNAHCNVGNETRSISPTVLNFVGGALLGTSTPASINNNNENCNNNNVKKLDDIPDHQTKKSIVPKREKREKPHTIRRSLSDSGCGRSECRCRLTNVVSSQEEFNKEENRPAVFPSLTDARLQESGIAKLPNNDELRENLPEAELERKFIALSVGLVTDRVTLHRRVALSIRQRDQSERNLSCEIQKMHQDIQDLAPLCIDRESVERVERVRHQLEMINQCAHRVSCTAETLGAVHQENRISRAVLLADRYLLVLRSRCEKLAHDLSETKRILTENNIVVEDHSGELGDDMPRTRYRGVPITNRTMMARRRASIATIFRPLGNFQDGTKDGLRQRNSVSGRVTLRRPSLSAEVQKWEVEKLDRTDSSSSSIGELREIFEQAESRRNSREENNNVLRLHSSNLNIRADCEQNSEIEVWTNAREESVPELPVTPNGFHESRHGRSTTAFVPCWKTMMWCIVISFFFGFYVKHAVSSSSECSSSNLKWWSIEELVERYFSAQSNSPRPI encoded by the exons ATGGGAAAAGG GTCCGACGACGAGAAACAACACTCTGCCGACTCGAGCGACAACGAACGAGATTTCGAGATTTTGTTTGGGGAACGCCGCAGGAAGAACAAAGCCTCACGGAAGTCAGTCACAGTCG ATTTCGTCGATCTTCTAAATGTGTCGAGTTACAGTCCGAGCAGCGACACGACACACGG GTGCGCGATGTCCGACACAGCCCCCGAGTCTCCCGACGAGGCCGACAGCGGCTGTGGCGTCGCCGTTGGCATCGGCGATGTACCGGCGCTTGATTTACGAATGCGAATCCGGAGATTCGACGAAGAGAATTCCATGCTCAGGGAAGATCTCGTCAGAGCTGAAGAACTCTCGGCTGGGCTACAGCGACAGCTCGAAAACCTACGAAAAAAGTT CGATcagacgaaagaaaaatgtcgCCAGTTAGAACGCGAGAACGACGAGCAGCAAGAGTTACTGCACGAGGCGGAGGAAAAGGAGCGGGACTGTCGATGGGCCTTgcagaaaatggaaaaagagaaaaattcacTCGCGAGAAAACTCGACGATGCGGAGGCAGAA AAACAACAAATAGCTTTGTTGGACTCACACTTGGAGAgactaaaaaaagaaaaatatgactGCATTAGAGAACTGACCTTGTGCAGACAAGAACTTGAGGATAAACAGAGAGAGTGCGAACTGTTGAGAGACCAGCTTGCCCAGATAAGCGAAGTGAACAAAAGTTTACAAGAATCTTACGAGAAAAGTATTCAG TGCTTACGGGATAAGGTTCaagaattaaaaaacgaaaaattcgttttttgcaCACCAGACACTGTCGGAAGTCCTTCCGATGGA AATGGTCCGGCTACACCAATTGGATTTCTGTACTCTCGCACGCCGAGTCTTTCCTGCAACGATGACGCGCTGCACGATTCCTTGTTCGAGGAATTAAAAGCTTCT GGATTTTCGGCGTCTAATGAGTCCAGAGTTCGCGAGCTTGAGGACGAGTTATCTTGGTACGAGGCGAACATCGGTCAAGCCCTGACTGAAATAAACAA gGTGATGCAGAAATTTTCTCATGATATACCAAAATCCCAAGATCCCGACGCCAGAGTTAACGATACGGATGAAGAACAAGGTCCCGAAGTGTCATCGCTCTTGAGGAAAATTTCGGAGTTATCGAATGCG GTGAACGAGATCGTACGGAAGCCCGAGGTGAAGGACGCGAGTTCACAGGCGTCTACCGATTCGAGCTACACGAATCAACGACTATCCAGTCAATTGGGAATTCGTTGCTTTCAGGACGAGTTCAATTCTAT aCGTGAAAAAAGGGAGCGTCAATCAGAGAAACAAGAGAATTGGAGTTTTCAACGCGTCAAGGACACTTTTGCGGGAGCTTTCTCGATGAATACGCACTCCCTCGGCGACTGCGGGGACGTCGAAGAAGCCGAAATTGCATGTGAAGCCGTCAAATCTGATAACGATCGCTTCTCAACTTCCTGCTCCATGTCGACTGGCCTCGGGATTCAAGAGCACACCATTATCGAACCCATCGTTCAAGAACTCGAGAGAATAATTCAGTGCACGAACGaacgcgaggaaaaaaacacgGCTCATACCTCGCCTTCTAAAAACCCCAG GTCCAGATGCATCTATACGACGGTCGACAATTCTGCAGCAGACTTGAATTTAAACCCTCCGAAGAATCTGCAGCCCGATTTTGCATCGACTTACGTTATTTCGTCGGGAGGTGGAGACGGATTGTTACGAGGAATGATAAATAATACAACGTTGAACGACGATTTTACGGTAGAGCCGATCGCTCAACTGGTCAAGACATTATCACTGTCGGAGGATTCAAGTAAATTAGGTGCTAGTTCGTTAACGGAATCAATGATAAAATCGAACACTttggagagtgaaaaaatcagCAAGACTGAAGCGATACCCGAGGAGAGGAACGATTCAGATTTCATCGGTACGGAATCTGGCGGAGCAGCGGTCGAAAAgccattggaaaaaaaagtagacAAACCGAATGGTAACATCGTAGATTATTGTGAGACGCCAATTAATATAAATTTGCGGAATAGaccgaaacgaaaaatttccgtGTTTGATCGTTCTTTCGACATAGATACGCTGAACGACGAGACCGAACCAGGAGTTTGTTCCAACACTTACAGACTGACCGAGCGTTTGATGAGTGCACCGTCCGAGCAAGAAAAGAGCTTGGACGAAGAATCGTTTGATTCAGAAAGTATGAAAAACTCTCAGAGTagtaaaaactttttattcagttatcgtgaaaaaaacgatgagaGCGATTCCTCGGATAACGTTTCACCGAGCAAGGGCCACGATTGTTTTGATTCCCTGACAGAAATCGAAACTCCGAATCGATCGAGTCAGCGGCCTGTTATCGCTCCAACTAAATTGAAGCTTCCCTCCGTCATGGAAATACCACCATACGCTCCAGTCGCAACATCAACGAAATTCAACGACGAGGCTAAGAACtcgaataattatgaaaagagacaaatttacgagaaaaatcattttccctCGGACGTGAGCTCCATCTCGAAGGACATGAACAGCTTTGCCAACGATTTCACACGACCGTCTAACCGAGATATTGGGAAAGGAGTGACTTATCGCAAATCACCTTCTTCCCGACAACTTAATTTTTCTAACTTTCCAGTTCTATCACGAAACGACGATACTGACTCGACCAATCAAATGGCTCAAGAAGAATCGGTCGATCTTTCGAAAAGCGTTTCTCTCCCCGATGTCGAATCAACTTGCAACGATTTCACGTCAAAAATTCCTGCTGCTCAACCCAATGCGAAACCTCCCCTCTCGTTGACATACAACAAGCCACAGACTGACGTCCAAACTACTCATGCAC GCGATCCTTCAAAGCCCGGAGGTTTGTGGTACGGTCACGTCGAGGAAGCCGTTTGCGGATACGAAACGAGGGACGACAACGAGAGGAACGCTGCGAGTTACGGAGGCGGCGTTACTGGGTCGGCGTGTATCCGTCGCGAGGGTAAAGACGAAAAAGCAAATGTCTCACCGGCGGCAGTAGCGCTCGCGATGTCAAGCGGCGAGGATAGCTCGGACAGTGAGTGCGGTCCAATGGCGATACGAGAAAACGATAACGCACATTGTAACGTTGGGAACGAGACTCGCTCGATATCACCGACCGTTTTGAATTTTGTTGGCGGCGCGTTACTCGGTACCTCAACACCGGCTTCGATAAATAACaacaatgaaaattgcaaCAATAACAATGTGAAGAAACTCGATGACATTCCGGATCATCAGACGAAAAAGTCAATCGTCCCTAAACGAGAAAAGCGTGAG AAACCGCACACCATTCGCAGATCTTTATCGGACAGCGGATGTGGGCGTTCCGAATGTCGCTGCCGCTTGACCAACGTTGTTTCATCtcaagaagaatttaataaagaagaaaatcgTCCCGCTGTTTTCCCGAGTCTCACTGATGCAAGACTTCAAGAGTCTGGCATTGCCAAGCTCCCGAACAACGATGAACTTCG AGAAAATCTTCCCGAGGCTGAACTCGAG CGAAAATTCATCGCTCTTTCGGTGGGTCTGGTCACTGATCGGGTAACGTTACATCGACGAGTAGCACTCTCTATTCGCCAGAGGGATCAATCGGAGAGGAATCTTAGCTGTGAGATTCAGAAAATGCATCAGGATATACAG GATCTAGCGCCACTGTGCATCGATCGAGAATCTGTCGAGAGAGTCGAACGTGTCAGACATCAGCTCGAGATGATAAACCAGTGCGCTCACAGAGTTTCCTGCACAGCCGAGACTCTCGGCGCGGTACATCAGGAAAACAGAATCTCCAGGGCGGTTCTACTCGCCGATCGTTATCTCCTCGTTCTGAGATCCAGATGTGAGAAATTGGCTCATGACCTCTCTGAGACCAA GCGTATCCTGACGGAAAATAACATCGTTGTTGAGGATCATAGCGGGGAGCTCGGTGATGATATGCCACGAACCCGGTATCGGGGAGTCCCCATCACTAATCGTACGATG atgGCTAGGAGAAGAGCTAGCATAGCAACGATATTTCGACCGTTGGGCAACTTTCAGGATGGCACAAAG GACGGCTTGAGGCAACGAAATTCCGTATCAGGAAGAGTTACCCTCAGAAGACCCTCGCTGAGTGCCGAAGTTCAAAAATGGGAGGTGGAAAAACTCGATCGCACGGA CAGCAGTTCCAGCAGTATAGGGGAATTACGTGAAATATTCGAGCAGGCTGAATCTCGTAGGAATTCACGTGAGGAAAATAACAACGTGTTGCGTTTGCATTCGAGTAATTTGAATATTCGAGCGGACTGCGAGCAAAACAGCGAGATTGAAGTTTGGACGAATGCACGAGAAGAGTCCGTGCCAGAATTACCAGTCACTCCAAACGGATTTCATGAATCGAGACACGG ACGAAGCACCACCGCTTTTGTTCCCTGCTGGAAAACGATGATGTGGTGCATTGTAATCTCATTCTTCTTTGGCTTCTACGTCAAGCACGCTGTTTCATCGTCCAGCGAATGTTCGAGCTCGAATCTCAAATGGTGGTCCATTGAGGAACTCGTCGAACgttatttttcagcgcaaagtAATTCACCGAGGCCAATATGA